Proteins encoded together in one Paenibacillus sp. window:
- a CDS encoding HD domain-containing protein: protein MEHVVANAERWAKEKLGGDSSGHDWWHIERVRNMALRLANETGADAFVCEMAALLHDLADEKLFGDEQQGLRDIRVWLEAQDVPPVTADHIVAIIANLSFKGGGRSGMPTLEGRVVQDADRLDALGAVGIARTFAYSGWKGQPMHDPTLPPRTSMTAEEYRSGKSTAVNHFYEKLLKLKSLMNTEEARAIAEERHRYMESFLERFEAEWNGQDAQ, encoded by the coding sequence GTGGAACACGTAGTAGCGAATGCCGAACGATGGGCAAAGGAAAAATTGGGCGGAGACAGCAGCGGTCACGATTGGTGGCATATCGAGCGCGTTCGCAACATGGCGCTGCGGCTCGCGAACGAAACGGGAGCGGACGCTTTCGTTTGCGAGATGGCGGCGCTGTTGCACGATTTGGCGGACGAGAAGCTGTTCGGGGACGAGCAGCAAGGACTCCGCGACATTCGGGTGTGGTTGGAGGCGCAGGACGTGCCGCCCGTTACGGCCGACCATATCGTGGCCATAATCGCGAATTTGTCGTTCAAAGGCGGCGGGCGTTCCGGGATGCCGACGCTGGAAGGCCGCGTCGTGCAGGATGCGGATCGACTGGATGCGCTCGGAGCGGTCGGGATCGCCCGCACGTTCGCATACTCGGGTTGGAAGGGGCAGCCGATGCACGATCCGACGCTGCCGCCCCGAACGTCCATGACCGCCGAAGAATACCGCTCGGGGAAGAGCACGGCGGTCAACCATTTCTACGAAAAACTGCTGAAGTTGAAGTCGCTTATGAATACGGAGGAAGCGCGGGCGATCGCGGAGGAGCGTCATCGCTATATGGAAAGCTTCCTCGAACGGTTCGAAGCGGAGTGGAACGGACAAGACGCGCAATAA